One Ancylobacter novellus DSM 506 genomic window, CATCAGCCGGCAAATCTCTGAGTCACTTGCAAGATTCTGCGACGCTTCGTGACGGCTCTTTCCGCAGCTAATTTTCACTTGCCGCGGGGCGGGGGAGGGGAGTCCATGCCGATTCGGAAGGGTCTGTCCCGCGTGGATCGCAAGACATTGATTTATATTGTATATCTCTGCGCGACCGCCAACCCGCCGGTCGGACGGCGGGCGGGTTTTGCGGCTGCTTCGGGGCGCCATGGGAGTCAAGGGTGCCCGCTCCGTTGCGCACCGGATGATTTCCGCTCACTGCCCTGATGTGACGGTTCTGCAACAGGGTGCCCGAGCGCCCGTGAGCGGCGGCGGGATCGTCCGACGCCTCCCGGCGGGGGTGGCGGAGCGACGCGATGCGAACGCAAAAAGCCCGGCCGCGAGGCCGGGCTTCATAAACTCTTGGTTGCAGACCGCGGAGGTGCGATCAGGCGCCGAGCTTCGCGAGGCGCTGGGCGAGGCGCGAGACCTTGCGCGAGGCGGTGTTCTTGTGCAGCACACCCTTCTGGGCGGCGCGCATGATCTCCGGCTCGGCAGCCTTGAAGGCGACGTCCGCAGCGGTGCGGTCGCCGGAGGCGATGGCCTCCTCGATCTTGCGCACGAAGGTGCGCATCCGCGAGCGGCGGTTCTTGTTGACCTCGGTGCGGCGCTCGATCTTGCGAGCCGCCTTCTTGGCGGAGGGCGTATTGGCCATCGGCCATCCTCTTCGTCGTCGCAGGAACGGCAGGCCGTTCGT contains:
- the rpsT gene encoding 30S ribosomal protein S20 — encoded protein: MANTPSAKKAARKIERRTEVNKNRRSRMRTFVRKIEEAIASGDRTAADVAFKAAEPEIMRAAQKGVLHKNTASRKVSRLAQRLAKLGA